Proteins from one Microbacterium sufflavum genomic window:
- a CDS encoding BMP family lipoprotein, whose translation MTISTTKKLLGATVAAGVIFALAGCGQAPTDEAGGSDKPADSDFLPCLISDAGGWNDKSFNQSAKEGMDSAAEELDIKPLEFESANDNDYAPNLETAVSEGCSLIVSVGFKLSAATVESALANPEIDYAIIDDWADNDFDGEVDAPNIKPLVFDTAQAAYLGGYAAAAWSAQSGVNKVGTFGGMQIPSVAVFMDGYQLGVEKYNEDKSASVQVFGWDAATQEGSFTGGFDANDTAKQTAQGVLDQGVDVILPVGGPVYQSAAAAITDSGKDTLMLGVDSDLAVADPSVAGMTLVSIMKAIDVAVHDATIAAAKGDFDPEPYVGTLENEGVKLSGFGDFESQLPEGLMDELKTLQEQIISGDITVESKNSP comes from the coding sequence TTGACCATCTCCACCACCAAGAAGCTTCTCGGCGCGACCGTCGCCGCGGGCGTCATCTTCGCGCTCGCCGGTTGCGGCCAGGCACCGACCGACGAGGCCGGGGGATCGGACAAGCCGGCCGACTCCGACTTCCTGCCCTGCCTGATCTCCGACGCGGGCGGCTGGAACGACAAGTCGTTCAACCAGTCGGCCAAGGAGGGCATGGACAGCGCCGCCGAGGAGCTCGACATCAAGCCGCTCGAGTTCGAGTCGGCGAACGACAACGACTACGCGCCGAACCTCGAGACCGCGGTGTCCGAGGGCTGCTCGCTCATCGTCTCGGTCGGCTTCAAGCTGTCGGCCGCCACGGTCGAGTCGGCGCTCGCGAACCCCGAGATCGACTACGCGATCATCGATGACTGGGCCGACAACGACTTCGACGGCGAGGTCGACGCGCCCAACATCAAGCCCCTCGTGTTCGACACGGCTCAGGCCGCCTACCTCGGCGGCTACGCGGCCGCGGCGTGGTCGGCGCAGAGCGGTGTGAACAAGGTCGGCACCTTCGGCGGCATGCAGATCCCGTCGGTCGCCGTGTTCATGGACGGCTACCAGCTCGGGGTCGAGAAGTACAACGAGGACAAGTCGGCTTCGGTCCAGGTCTTCGGATGGGATGCGGCGACGCAGGAGGGCTCCTTCACGGGTGGCTTCGACGCGAACGACACCGCCAAGCAGACCGCTCAGGGCGTGCTCGACCAGGGTGTCGACGTGATCCTCCCGGTCGGTGGCCCCGTCTACCAGAGCGCCGCGGCGGCCATCACCGACAGCGGCAAGGACACCCTGATGCTCGGCGTGGACAGCGACCTCGCGGTTGCCGACCCGAGTGTTGCGGGCATGACGCTCGTGTCGATCATGAAGGCCATCGACGTGGCTGTGCACGACGCGACGATCGCGGCCGCCAAGGGCGACTTCGACCCGGAGCCCTACGTCGGGACGCTCGAGAACGAGGGCGTCAAGCTGTCCGGCTTCGGCGACTTCGAGTCCCAGCTGCCCGAGGGCCTGATGGACGAGCTGAAGACGCTGCAGGAGCAGATCATCTCCGGCGACATCACGGTGGAGTCGAAGAACTCGCCGTGA
- a CDS encoding mannose-1-phosphate guanylyltransferase: MSEPIEDFYAVIPAGGIGSRLWPLSRADAPKFLHDLTGSGHSLLRDTWDRLEPLAGPDRIAVVTGRAHRAAVEAELPGIADLNVFLESEPRESAAAIGLAAAVLHRRDPDVIIGSFSADHVIRGTRVFEFAVRDAVEVAREGYICTIGIAPTEPAVGFGYIKKGSELVVERAREAALVESFVEKPDLETAKAYLADRGYLWNAGMFIAKASVLLDELAANEPELHAGLLELAEAWDDRERRGPVVDRIWPRLKKTAIDYAVAEPAARRGRLAVVPGHFDWDDVGDFASLTKLITNGRKNDLAVLGPRARVLTDAASGILVSQTSRVISLVGVKDIVVVDTPDALLVTTVENAQRVKGVVESLKLNGQGDVL; encoded by the coding sequence GTGAGCGAACCCATCGAGGACTTCTACGCGGTGATCCCGGCCGGAGGCATCGGCAGCAGGCTGTGGCCGCTCTCCCGGGCGGATGCGCCGAAGTTCCTGCACGACCTGACCGGCTCCGGCCACTCGCTGCTGCGCGACACGTGGGACCGCCTCGAGCCTCTCGCCGGACCCGATCGGATCGCGGTGGTCACGGGACGGGCGCACCGGGCGGCGGTGGAGGCCGAGCTGCCCGGCATCGCCGATCTGAACGTGTTCCTGGAGTCGGAGCCGCGCGAGTCCGCCGCGGCGATCGGACTGGCCGCCGCCGTGCTGCACCGGCGCGACCCCGATGTGATCATCGGCTCGTTCAGCGCCGATCACGTCATCCGCGGCACGCGCGTGTTCGAGTTCGCGGTGCGAGACGCGGTCGAGGTCGCTCGCGAGGGGTACATCTGCACGATCGGCATCGCCCCCACGGAGCCCGCGGTCGGCTTCGGATACATCAAGAAGGGCTCCGAGCTCGTCGTCGAGCGTGCCCGTGAGGCCGCGCTCGTCGAGAGCTTCGTGGAGAAGCCCGACCTGGAGACGGCCAAGGCGTACCTCGCCGACCGGGGCTACCTGTGGAACGCGGGCATGTTCATCGCCAAGGCGAGCGTCCTGCTCGACGAGCTCGCCGCGAACGAGCCGGAGCTGCACGCCGGGCTGCTCGAACTGGCCGAGGCGTGGGACGATCGCGAGCGACGGGGCCCGGTCGTCGACCGCATCTGGCCGCGCCTCAAGAAGACGGCGATCGACTATGCGGTCGCCGAGCCCGCCGCGCGTCGTGGTCGCCTCGCCGTCGTCCCCGGGCACTTCGACTGGGACGATGTCGGCGACTTCGCGTCGCTCACCAAGCTCATCACCAACGGCAGGAAGAACGACCTCGCCGTTCTCGGGCCGCGGGCGCGGGTGCTCACGGATGCCGCCAGCGGCATCCTCGTCAGCCAGACCTCCCGCGTCATCAGCCTCGTCGGCGTCAAGGACATCGTCGTGGTCGACACCCCCGACGCGCTTCTCGTCACGACGGTGGAGAACGCGCAGCGCGTGAAGGGCGTCGTGGAGTCGCTGAAGCTGAACGGACAGGGCGACGTGCTCTGA
- the sdhC gene encoding succinate dehydrogenase, cytochrome b556 subunit has translation MSTSARLTPSISETTSKTPRGTLYRGREGMWSWVLHRITGVAIFFFLLVHVLDTALIRVSPEAYDAVIGTYKNPVMALGEVVLVAGIVFHAMNGLRIIAVDFWSKGAKYQRQLFWGVLLVWGIIMAGFVPRHLMLAFAGFGGGH, from the coding sequence GTGTCCACAAGCGCTCGCTTGACACCGTCGATTTCGGAAACCACGTCCAAGACCCCCCGCGGCACCCTCTACCGGGGTCGCGAAGGCATGTGGTCGTGGGTGCTTCACCGCATCACCGGAGTCGCCATCTTCTTCTTCCTGTTGGTGCACGTGCTCGACACGGCGCTCATCAGGGTGTCGCCGGAGGCGTACGACGCGGTCATCGGCACGTACAAGAACCCGGTCATGGCGCTCGGCGAGGTCGTGCTCGTGGCCGGCATCGTGTTCCACGCCATGAACGGTCTGCGCATCATCGCCGTGGACTTCTGGTCGAAGGGCGCCAAGTACCAGCGCCAGCTCTTCTGGGGCGTTCTGCTCGTCTGGGGCATCATCATGGCCGGCTTCGTGCCCCGCCACCTGATGCTCGCATTCGCCGGCTTCGGAGGAGGACACTGA
- a CDS encoding succinate dehydrogenase hydrophobic membrane anchor subunit has product MSAQTAVAPARRQRGVNLEKWGWVFMRVSGVVLVVLIFGHLFVNLMLGEGIHALDFAFIAGKFATPFWQWWDVLMLWLALIHGANGMRTIVNDYVTNATARKALVWALGLAAGLLIILGTLVVFTFDPCLGVTESSTLWETCQAQG; this is encoded by the coding sequence ATGAGCGCTCAGACCGCCGTCGCCCCCGCCCGCCGTCAGCGCGGGGTGAACCTGGAGAAGTGGGGCTGGGTCTTCATGCGCGTGTCGGGCGTCGTGCTCGTCGTGCTGATCTTCGGCCACCTCTTCGTCAACCTCATGCTCGGCGAGGGCATCCACGCCCTCGACTTCGCGTTCATCGCCGGCAAGTTCGCCACGCCGTTCTGGCAGTGGTGGGACGTGCTGATGCTGTGGCTCGCGCTCATCCACGGCGCCAACGGCATGCGCACGATCGTGAACGACTACGTGACCAACGCCACCGCCCGCAAGGCACTCGTGTGGGCACTCGGGCTGGCCGCCGGCCTGCTCATCATCCTCGGCACGCTGGTCGTCTTCACGTTCGACCCCTGCCTGGGTGTGACCGAGTCCAGCACGCTGTGGGAGACCTGCCAGGCGCAGGGCTAG